The genomic stretch AGCGGAAGGGTATCTGGGAAGTGAAGCGATACAACGGACCGCATACATGTCTTGCCAGCTCCATCTCCAACGACCATAGGAGTCTGGACTACCATGTCATATCCACCTTCATTATGCCGATGGTTAGGGCTGATGCAGCTGTGAACATCAAGGTGCTTCAAAATGCCACGGCCGCACACTTTGGGTTCAGGCCTACGTACAGGAGGGTATGGATGGCGAAGCAGAAGGCCGTTGCCGTCATATATGGGGACTGGGACGAGTCGTACAATGAGCTCCCTAGGTGGGTTTTAGGAGTTCAGCTGACGATGCCTGGCACTGTAGCCGTCCTCAGGACTTGCCCTGTTCGAGTTGGGGGACAGGTTGACGAGTCTCAGGTTTATTTTCATAGGCTGTTCTGGACTTTCCCCCCTTGTATCCAGACATTCCGTCATTGCAAGCCTTTGGTGAGTATTGATGGCACCCATTTATATGGGAAGTATGGGGGAACACTGCTAGTCGCCATTGCACAGGACGGAAACTCGAACATCCTCCCCGTGGCATTTGCACTAGTTGAGGGTGAGAATGCTGAGTCAtggtctttctttctttcccacCTCCGTGAGCACGTGACACCTCAGCCGGGTCTGTTAGttatttcagataggcataacGGCATCAAGGCAGCCCTCGAGGCTCCGGATGGGGGATGGCTACCCCCTGCTGCGTACCGGGCGTTCTGCATTCGACACGTTGCAGCGAATTTTGCCTTGACGTTCAAGGGAAAAGATGCCCGGAGGCTTCTTGTTAACGCCGCATATGCCAAGACCGAGGTGGAGTTCGACTACTGGTTTGACATTCTGCGCTCTGAGAATCCGGCAATGTGTGACTGGGCGAACCGAATCGAGTATTCGTTGTGGACACAGTACTGTGATGAGGGTCGGAGATTCGGGCACATGACGACCAATATTTCGGAATGTGTCAACTCAATCCTGAAGGGGGTTAGAAACCTCCCTGTTTGCTCGCTGGTGAAGGCCACATACGGAAGGCTAGCTGAGCTATTTGTCCGTAAGGGTAGGGAGGCCGAGGCTCAGATGGGTACTGGACAACAATTCAGTCAATACCTAGTAAAGTGTATCGAGGCCAACCTGAGGACAGCCAGGCACTTCACGGTGACTGTTTACGACAGGGATAACTCGGAGTACACCGTTGCTGAGACGACTCCGACAGGTTCATTCTCTCTTGGTACGTACAGGGTCTCATTAGGGTCTAAGACTTGTGATTGTGGATACTTCCAAGCACTTCATTTTCCCTGTCCACACGCACTGGCATGCTGTGCTTATTCACAGCTTACATGGCAGCCTTACGTCCACGAGGTATATCGCCTTAGCTCCGTTTTCGGTGTCTATCAGATGGGATTTGCCCCTCCCATTCCAGAGGGTTTCTGGCCACCTTATGCCGGGCCTACCATTATACCGGATCCGAGTATGAGGCGTGCGAGGGAGGGTCATCCTAGATCCACAAGAATTCGCACCAACATGGATGAAGCAGATCCGAACCGGCCAAAGAGATGTGGCCTCTGCAGGCAGCCAGGTCACACCAGGCGTAGTTGTCCACAAGCCGCAGGCCCCAGCGGGACTGCTGGAAATCAGTAGGAGATTTGCTATGTCTGTGTTTGTTTGTTAATGTATTAGCACTTGTCTTCTAATTGTTTTTAATTGTTAATGTATTACAACTTGTCTGTAACTACTCTGTTTCCTATGTGTAATGAAACTTGTTATTTGTACCAAATATTTCTGTTGAATGTCTTttaaatgattgaaatttataACTAGAACAAACAACATTATACATGGGATGACTGATAACGAATAACATAACATCAAACTATAAATCATAACATAAAAGTAGAATACATCAAAGTAAATGACATAACAAAACATCAAAGTACATAACATAATATCAAATAACATAATAACAAAGTACATACCATAACAATGATAACCAACCAACAAAGTACACAATATAAATATAACAACATGACATACACCACTATCCATGAATCATCTAAATAGGTGCGATCCAGTGCCGCAACGGCGTGGCACCCGTGTCCGGTAGCCCCTACGTATAAGTGGCTCCTCATCCTCAATCGACTCGTCGCTGTCATCTGGAACTGGCTGTCTCGGGGTCATAGGCGCAACATGCCCGGGTCTGGATGACGACGGGCCGGCAACTGAGTGTGATCCAATACTCTGCGCCGATGCTGGGGTCCCACCCATGGCAAAAGGATGCGCAGGAGCTACTGTGGCAGGCTCATTCAGATCTACATCCAGGGGTGCCTGTGTCCCTGTCGTCTGAACCCGTCCGGCTGCAGCCTCATCCTCCTGCATGATGGTCCGGATATCATCAAGGAAATGTGGTTCACCGAACTCGGCCACAATGCCATCACTAGCAAGTAAGTCTCCAAACATCGAGCCAGGACTCACCCATGGAGTACTATCCTGAAGGGTATGATCATCACCGGGAACACCTACGAAATAATCTTCAAGACCTCCACCACCAAGCCCAGCATCAGTGTGACTCGTGGGATCTCCCATACCAGATCCATGGGACCCACCATCATGCCCGCCCTGATGGGCCCTATCAACCCCCGCAACATCACCTCCCCCAGGCATCTGGGCACCCTGTCTAGCAGCACCCACCCTCCTCCTGCCTCCACGACCACGAACTCTCCCCCCACCCCTAACTGGGTCGTCTCCGGCATCCATAGCCCGATCCACCCAGTTCCACTCACGCTGACTACGACGTGTCCCAACTCGTGCTCTCCTCTCAATACGACGTCTGTCAGGAACATCCTCGACCCGGTCCATGTCTGGAAGTCGGCCTGCACCCCTCTGCGTCGCCTCATCTGGAATAGGAACACCTCTCGGATCCCCCAATAACATCTCCGGCGACAAAAACCTCTTTCCGTGCTGATACCACCATGTCAAGAACTCATGTGACGGTCCGGGGTCGGGCACGATGTCAAACTGTAGAATGTGATCAGCACGCTCCTGCCAGTGAAGATGCCACTCAGGGCACTGGGCCGGGAACCAACGGTCACCTCCTCTCCCGTCCTTCGACATCAGGAAGTCGATGTTCAGGGCGGGAGACGGTATGGGCTGAACGCCGCCAAACTGAGGTAAAACTCTATCAACCTGATGCCACTCGACAACCGCAAAATAAATCAGGGACGTCCTGCATCGCCATAACATCGTATGCCGAGGCTCCAACACCTCAGGATGGACAACCTGGATGACGTCGAGTGCGCTATAGGGCATCCATATGAActgaaaaaatcaaaatcaaatcgTTTGTACACTTAGTTAAGTGCTATAAACTGAAACAATGACTTGAGATACACAAATGTTCTGCGTACTTACCTGCCGATGCTGTAACAAGTCGATCTTCATGCGAGCCATCTGTACCCGAGGTCCCTTGTTGCTAATCCCAGGATTGTAACCAGACCATCTGCGTACAAGAAAACAGAAGAATTGGTTGCataattgaaaataataacaaGAAGAATATATAGTACAAAACAATAACGGTACCTCGAGGCAAGGGGCCAGCTGATCTCATCATACCTAGATGGTCTAAGTGTGGGAAACCTCCAGAAGATCCACGACTGTAATAACTGTAACGGGCCAGCTAACTTCACTACATGTCTGTTGGCGACTCGGCACATGCACCTGTACAGCCATGCTAGTGCCGCCGACGCCCAACTGTAGCGACCCATCACCTCAAGCCGAGCAACATAAGGTAGCCATCTGATGTGTATACGATTGCCGGACTTGTCGGCAAACAGCTGCGTACCCAATAACATCATGATATAGGCCCGGGCAAAGCGCCTAACTGTCTCCTCATCTGCCCCGTCTGGACACTCTGCAAATGTCTCCTGAAACCAGGTGCAGTTGACTGCGAATTTCTGCACCTGGTTCTCCAGAGGTAAAACACCGAGCAACTCATGGAACCACTGCCAAGCAGGTCTCCCACCCTCAATGTAAAGGTGGAAGTCGGTAAGGCAGCCACTAACGTAATCTCCGTCGACTGGCAACCCCAGCTGGTATGCGACGTCCTGAAGCGTGATAGTGCACTCTCCGAACGGCATGTGGAAGGTGTGCGTCTCAGGCCGCCACCTCTCGACGAATGCGCTGACTAGGGGCTCGTCTAGTCGGAACCATCTGTCGTTCAGTCTCGCAAGATGGTAAAGTCCCGCCATCTGCAAGTACGGAACATACCTCTCATCAAGACGCATCCCCTGTTGCCGCCTAACGTTGGATATGCAACGACGAGGCTGGCCAGTACATAAACCGCATAATTAGAACAGATGCACAAACCACTAACATAAGCGATATATTTTATAAGGAACCAGAAAATAAATCATGATGGGTAAAAGATATATGAAACAAACGACCAACATTTCATACACAAACCGCTCACTCAAACCACGTGCCAATaccattaacaaaaacataTGCATTTTCACATTTATCATAATCCACTACCGTTAACCGCTAAACCATCACTGAATCCACTATCCAAAACCGTTAACAAAAACCAAGTACAAAAATCTATAATAAAAACCACTGGCCTAAACCACTTGCTTAAACCGCTAACAGTAAAATAAACCGCTAAaacaaaaccattaacaaaaaccactGTCCTACACCACCAACCTAAACCACGACCCCAAACCGCTAACCAACCctaaaccactatccaaaaccATTAACACAAACCGCTTACAAAAAACAATTTCAAATACCACTAAAAAAAACTACTGGCCTAAACCACTTGCATACACACCTAACACTTAAATAAACCGCTataaaaaaccattaacaaaaaccactaGCCTACACTACTTTCCTAAACCACTATCCTAAAGCACTAACAGTAACATAAACCATTataaaaaaccattaacaaataCCGTTATCATAAACCGCTTTCATAAACCACTAACCTCGTCGTTGATCACACCGGCGATATGAGCTACTCCATCCAAACGATAAAGCCTTCCCGGATCGTCCCCCATCGACAGAAACAGCCGCTCTGGTCGCACTCGTACTGAACGTTGGTCTTCTTCTCTGGGATTTGGTGGGGTTGGAGAATGAGAAAGTGATTCGAATGAACTTGGCTCGAACTCCTTTTATAGCCGAATCccttgtaattcgaatcaagttgattcgaattactatgcAACTCAATTTTCACCTAATTCGAATAAACTAGATTCGAACCTCTCTACTATCCACTTctcctagtaattcgaattaagTAAATTCGAATTATGTTGATGTAATTCGAAACAAGTTGTTTCGAACTTCATTGGTTTGTTGCCttcctagtaattcgaatcatatcaattcgaattacatgtaagtataattcgaatcatattgattcgaattatataataattcgTCCTGGTTGATTCATGTATGGATTTTTGATTTGGCTGAATTGAGTAATTTTGAGCTCTCCTTGGCTCTTTTGGGTTTTTTACCCCAAAATTTATATATGGATTATTAGTGGacaaataaaaaccaaaaaagaaacatttatttatctattaaaaatatatatcaaactA from Arachis stenosperma cultivar V10309 chromosome 9, arast.V10309.gnm1.PFL2, whole genome shotgun sequence encodes the following:
- the LOC130950278 gene encoding uncharacterized protein LOC130950278; the protein is MRQDDNALQASGFGARDTEGSAGMNEFQVGQQFQDKDEALLSVKTYSIRRGVQYKVVESDYRRYVGKCSEFGNGYTWLIRLSLRQRKGIWEVKRYNGPHTCLASSISNDHRSLDYHVISTFIMPMVRADAAVNIKVLQNATAAHFGFRPTYRRVWMAKQKAVAVIYGDWDESYNELPRWVLGVQLTMPGTVAVLRTCPVRVGGQVDESQVYFHRLFWTFPPCIQTFRHCKPLVSIDGTHLYGKYGGTLLVAIAQDGNSNILPVAFALVEGENAESWSFFLSHLREHVTPQPGLLVISDRHNGIKAALEAPDGGWLPPAAYRAFCIRHVAANFALTFKGKDARRLLVNAAYAKTEVEFDYWFDILRSENPAMCDWANRIEYSLWTQYCDEGRRFGHMTTNISECVNSILKGVRNLPVCSLVKATYGRLAELFVRKGREAEAQMGTGQQFSQYLVKCIEANLRTARHFTVTVYDRDNSEYTVAETTPTGSFSLGTYRVSLGSKTCDCGYFQALHFPCPHALACCAYSQLTWQPYVHEVYRLSSVFGVYQMGFAPPIPEGFWPPYAGPTIIPDPSMRRAREGHPRSTRIRTNMDEADPNRPKRCGLCRQPGHTRRSCPQAAGPSGTAGNQ
- the LOC130950279 gene encoding protein MAIN-LIKE 1-like; this encodes MGDDPGRLYRLDGVAHIAGVINDEPRRCISNVRRQQGMRLDERYVPYLQMAGLYHLARLNDRWFRLDEPLVSAFVERWRPETHTFHMPFGECTITLQDVAYQLGLPVDGDYVSGCLTDFHLYIEGGRPAWQWFHELLGVLPLENQVQKFAVNCTWFQETFAECPDGADEETVRRFARAYIMMLLGTQLFADKSGNRIHIRWLPYVARLEVMGRYSWASAALAWLYRCMCRVANRHVVKLAGPLQLLQSWIFWRFPTLRPSRYDEISWPLASRWSGYNPGISNKGPRVQMARMKIDLLQHRQFIWMPYSALDVIQVVHPEVLEPRHTMLWRCRTSLIYFAVVEWHQVDRVLPQFGGVQPIPSPALNIDFLMSKDGRGGDRWFPAQCPEWHLHWQERADHILQFDIVPDPGPSHEFLTWWYQHGKRFLSPEMLLGDPRGVPIPDEATQRGAGRLPDMDRVEDVPDRRRIERRARVGTRRSQREWNWVDRAMDAGDDPVRGGGRVRGRGGRRRVGAARQGAQMPGGGDVAGVDRAHQGGHDGGSHGSGMGDPTSHTDAGLGGGGLEDYFVGVPGDDHTLQDSTPWVSPGSMFGDLLASDGIVAEFGEPHFLDDIRTIMQEDEAAAGRVQTTGTQAPLDVDLNEPATVAPAHPFAMGGTPASAQSIGSHSVAGPSSSRPGHVAPMTPRQPVPDDSDESIEDEEPLIRRGYRTRVPRRCGTGSHLFR